One stretch of Weissella koreensis KACC 15510 DNA includes these proteins:
- the yjeM gene encoding glutamate/gamma-aminobutyrate family transporter YjeM codes for MNDAENGKTGKSIKLMTLIMMIFTTIFGFANTPIAFMQMGYASIIWYIFAAIFFFLPLGFMMAEYGSAFNEAKGGIYSWIEGAVGPKIAFIGTFMWLASWETWLVATASKIWIPFSTFISGSDQTQTWHLWGLHSNQVIGVLAVLLIIVVTFFASKGIDWISKISSFGGIMMVTINILFFVFSIFILLKNGFHTAEPIHGLSTFLHSANPSFTSPIAMLSFVVYAVFAYAGMESMGGITDSMENPKRDFPRGVLISTAIIAVLYAISIFLWGASANWSQIIDQGHVNLGNVTYVMMNNLGSTFGNQIGLNAAGAATMGEWFARFAGFDMFIVYIGSFFVLIYSPIKAFVLGTPKDFWPKHVTELNSAGMPANAMWYQAIFVIILIFAIAFGGSTAQVFYNILTLMGNVSTALPYLFLVGAYPFFNQNPKIEKPYVFFKNKTMMWIVTAISFIVLALSVLFTCVEPILEHQWTDAFWTVSGPVFFTLIAVILYRRYERKKRNERKNNA; via the coding sequence ATGAACGACGCTGAAAACGGAAAAACCGGCAAATCGATCAAACTAATGACTTTGATCATGATGATCTTTACGACCATCTTTGGATTTGCGAACACCCCCATTGCGTTTATGCAAATGGGCTATGCAAGTATTATCTGGTATATTTTTGCCGCAATTTTCTTCTTCCTACCACTGGGATTTATGATGGCAGAATATGGATCAGCATTTAATGAGGCTAAGGGTGGAATTTACTCTTGGATTGAAGGGGCAGTGGGACCTAAAATTGCCTTTATCGGAACATTTATGTGGTTGGCTTCTTGGGAAACATGGTTAGTAGCTACAGCTTCTAAGATTTGGATTCCATTTTCAACTTTCATTAGTGGGTCCGACCAAACTCAGACTTGGCATCTTTGGGGATTACACTCAAATCAAGTAATTGGAGTTTTGGCGGTCCTATTGATTATTGTGGTTACTTTCTTTGCTTCAAAAGGAATTGATTGGATTTCAAAAATTTCATCTTTTGGTGGAATTATGATGGTAACCATTAATATTTTATTTTTCGTTTTTAGTATTTTCATTCTTTTGAAGAATGGTTTCCATACAGCAGAACCAATTCATGGGCTTTCGACCTTTTTGCACAGTGCTAATCCTAGTTTCACATCACCAATTGCGATGTTAAGTTTCGTGGTTTATGCTGTCTTTGCTTATGCAGGGATGGAGTCGATGGGTGGAATTACTGATAGCATGGAAAATCCTAAACGTGATTTCCCACGCGGGGTCTTGATTTCAACGGCGATTATCGCGGTCTTGTATGCTATTTCGATCTTTCTTTGGGGAGCTAGCGCTAATTGGTCTCAAATTATTGACCAAGGACATGTTAATTTAGGAAACGTAACCTATGTCATGATGAATAATTTAGGAAGCACTTTTGGTAATCAAATTGGTTTGAATGCCGCTGGGGCAGCTACGATGGGTGAATGGTTTGCTCGTTTTGCTGGGTTTGATATGTTCATTGTTTATATTGGTTCATTTTTCGTTTTGATTTATTCACCAATTAAGGCCTTTGTTTTGGGAACACCTAAGGACTTCTGGCCTAAACATGTCACTGAATTGAATTCAGCAGGAATGCCTGCTAACGCAATGTGGTACCAAGCAATCTTTGTCATTATTTTGATCTTTGCGATTGCTTTTGGTGGATCAACAGCGCAAGTCTTCTATAATATTTTGACATTGATGGGTAACGTTTCAACGGCTTTACCATATCTATTCTTAGTGGGAGCTTATCCTTTCTTCAATCAAAATCCAAAGATTGAAAAACCCTACGTCTTCTTTAAAAATAAGACTATGATGTGGATTGTTACGGCTATTTCATTTATTGTCTTGGCTTTGAGTGTATTATTCACTTGTGTTGAGCCAATTTTGGAACATCAATGGACAGATGCATTTTGGACAGTTTCTGGACCAGTCTTCTTCACCTTGATTGCGGTGATCTTATATCGTCGCTATGAACGTAAGAAGCGGAATGAACGAAAAAATAACGCATAA
- the brnQ gene encoding branched-chain amino acid transport system II carrier protein, with the protein MKNEKLGFNKVILLASLIFGIFFGAGNLIFPIHLGQAAGAHWLPATIGFVLTGTIVPYLAMLAVSVTKSEDLYALAQPVSHYFALFIVVAFHLVIGPLFATPRLPAVAFSTGIAPLLPAKYATVGLFIFTVIFFGLAYLLTVKKADITAWIGKYLNPLFLLGLLVLFVVAFLFPMGHLNYTPSASYQNHAFTAGFMEGYNTMDGVGLLTVGVTIVYAVRGLGVHNDNISKEIAKAGALSVVAEALIYIVLILMGTMSLGQLKLSENGGIALAQIISHYAGNAGLVLTAILVTLTVFTTAMGLFQAFAQDMEAVFPKYSYRFWLRVITIGSLIVANLGLTTIIAWSVPVMMMLYPYALGIIGLSLCKKYFDGSPLVYRWTIGFITIPAIGDMLASLPISNGILQHIVTVYHHLVPFSSQGLGWILPGLIGALIGYGQYRLIQTKIIKKID; encoded by the coding sequence ATGAAAAATGAAAAGTTGGGTTTTAATAAAGTGATTTTACTAGCTTCGTTGATCTTTGGGATTTTCTTTGGTGCTGGAAATCTAATTTTCCCAATCCATTTAGGTCAAGCAGCTGGTGCTCATTGGTTACCGGCCACAATTGGTTTCGTATTGACGGGAACGATTGTGCCATATTTGGCAATGTTAGCTGTGTCAGTGACCAAAAGCGAGGACTTGTATGCATTAGCGCAACCGGTGTCTCACTATTTTGCCTTATTTATTGTAGTCGCCTTTCACTTAGTCATTGGACCGCTTTTTGCCACACCAAGATTGCCAGCGGTTGCATTTTCGACAGGAATTGCGCCATTATTGCCAGCTAAATATGCTACAGTAGGCTTATTTATTTTTACGGTTATCTTCTTTGGATTAGCGTACTTGTTGACGGTGAAAAAGGCTGATATTACAGCTTGGATTGGTAAGTATTTGAATCCGCTTTTCTTGCTAGGATTGTTAGTATTGTTTGTCGTTGCCTTTTTGTTTCCAATGGGGCATTTGAATTATACGCCATCTGCGTCTTATCAAAATCACGCATTCACTGCAGGGTTTATGGAAGGTTATAACACGATGGATGGAGTCGGCCTATTAACGGTTGGTGTAACCATTGTTTACGCTGTTCGAGGTTTAGGGGTCCATAATGATAATATTTCCAAAGAAATTGCTAAAGCAGGGGCATTAAGTGTTGTAGCTGAAGCCTTAATTTATATTGTCTTGATTTTAATGGGGACAATGAGCCTTGGTCAGCTAAAGCTTTCTGAGAATGGTGGGATTGCTCTTGCACAAATTATTAGTCACTATGCCGGCAATGCAGGATTGGTTTTAACTGCTATTTTGGTGACTTTGACAGTCTTTACTACAGCCATGGGACTATTTCAAGCCTTTGCACAAGATATGGAAGCTGTATTTCCTAAGTATTCATATCGCTTTTGGCTTCGTGTGATTACCATTGGTTCATTGATTGTGGCTAATTTAGGGTTAACGACTATTATTGCCTGGTCAGTACCAGTGATGATGATGCTATACCCTTACGCTCTGGGAATAATTGGTTTGAGCCTATGCAAAAAATATTTTGATGGTTCTCCATTAGTTTATCGTTGGACGATTGGCTTTATTACGATTCCAGCCATTGGAGATATGTTAGCTAGTTTACCGATTTCAAATGGGATTTTACAACATATCGTCACGGTTTATCACCATTTAGTGCCATTTAGTAGCCAAGGATTAGGTTGGATTTTACCAGGATTAATAGGTGCTTTGATTGGTTATGGTCAATATCGTTTGATTCAAACCAAAATCATTAAAAAAATTGATTAA
- a CDS encoding C69 family dipeptidase → MEYNKAELSACTSILVGKKATIDGSTMIGRNEDSQASWPKHFVVHPHTEHTTEQTFVSSANGFKMPLPKLQFKYTATPEWTTKEGLFEEDGFNEFGVAMSATESAYANETVLGSDPLVEDGIGEEAMVTVVLPYVKTAREGVARLGAIIEEYGTCETNGILFSDADEVWYMETSTGHYWVAQRIPDDSYAVVANQLAIQAIDFNDSDNFMFAPQIIDFVQSNHLNPNPATFNFRKIFGTQTLSDEHYSTPRVWWGQQQFSGATNESPMSEDLDFIKKANRLLSVDDVKMYLSSHFEKTPYDPMNESEQNHLFRPISLAKTQESHILQHRPNMDPAVACVQWIAMGVSAQSVYVPFYLGIDDTPKAYQIGTLPYDGESAYWAYKLVSVLVDGHYKEFGKQLQTTQKQVNITLNKGLRDADKRAENLTGPELTAFLTKTSEELADEALTAYRKLTADIITASTDFSKLNFKTDLNL, encoded by the coding sequence ATGGAATATAATAAAGCGGAATTGAGTGCTTGTACTAGTATTCTGGTAGGGAAAAAAGCTACGATTGATGGATCAACGATGATTGGACGAAATGAGGATTCCCAGGCATCATGGCCTAAACATTTTGTGGTGCATCCCCATACAGAACATACCACAGAACAAACATTTGTCTCATCGGCCAATGGGTTTAAGATGCCATTACCAAAATTGCAGTTTAAATATACAGCAACCCCAGAATGGACAACTAAAGAGGGTCTGTTTGAAGAAGATGGATTTAATGAATTTGGGGTAGCCATGAGTGCTACAGAAAGTGCTTATGCGAATGAAACGGTATTGGGATCCGATCCACTAGTAGAAGATGGAATTGGTGAAGAGGCCATGGTTACGGTTGTTTTACCATATGTAAAAACTGCGCGTGAAGGGGTAGCTCGCTTGGGAGCAATCATTGAAGAATATGGTACTTGTGAGACCAATGGGATTCTGTTTTCGGATGCTGATGAAGTTTGGTATATGGAAACTAGTACAGGTCATTATTGGGTCGCCCAACGAATACCAGATGATAGCTATGCGGTTGTAGCCAATCAACTAGCAATTCAGGCAATTGACTTTAACGATTCGGATAACTTTATGTTTGCACCTCAAATTATTGATTTTGTCCAAAGTAATCATTTGAATCCAAATCCAGCAACTTTTAATTTCCGCAAGATTTTTGGGACTCAAACTTTGTCAGATGAACATTACAGTACACCACGAGTTTGGTGGGGTCAGCAACAATTTTCGGGAGCTACAAATGAATCACCCATGAGTGAGGATTTGGATTTCATCAAAAAAGCTAATCGTTTATTGAGTGTTGATGACGTGAAAATGTATTTGAGTTCTCATTTTGAAAAGACACCTTATGATCCAATGAATGAGTCTGAGCAAAATCATCTTTTCCGGCCGATTAGTTTAGCTAAAACTCAAGAATCGCATATCTTACAGCATCGACCAAATATGGATCCAGCAGTCGCTTGTGTCCAATGGATCGCGATGGGTGTTTCTGCCCAAAGCGTTTATGTTCCATTTTATCTTGGAATTGATGACACCCCGAAGGCTTATCAAATTGGGACCTTGCCTTATGATGGAGAATCAGCTTATTGGGCATATAAGTTAGTGAGCGTTTTGGTAGATGGGCACTATAAAGAATTTGGGAAGCAACTTCAAACAACCCAAAAACAAGTTAATATCACTTTGAACAAGGGGCTTCGTGATGCTGACAAACGTGCTGAAAATTTGACAGGACCTGAATTGACAGCTTTTTTGACTAAGACGAGTGAAGAGTTAGCAGATGAAGCTTTAACTGCCTATCGTAAGTTAACAGCTGATATTATTACCGCTTCAACTGATTTCTCGAAGTTGAATTTTAAAACAGATTTGAATTTATAA
- the rlmD gene encoding 23S rRNA (uracil(1939)-C(5))-methyltransferase RlmD, whose product MPRNILPVKLNEIKEGVVTDILHNGMGVILIDQHYPVKLVDAFLGEKIQYRLTQVDRLSAYGEVIKVLESSPDRKNQNKAYLLKAGVAPYVNLSYEGQLKLKQRQVEQAFQSVDLDLPVAYPIGAEQQTHYRNKTVVPLKKQQGHLTTGFFDRQNKDLIVPMEDYYLNDPVIDQTIGIVRDILDQFKTPIYNDATKQGAMRYIMVRRGYYSKQVMVVLVSHLAELPDEEGIIAAIVAKVPALKSLILNHNPRQTSQQLTGDNRVLWGGAAIHDQLLGHDFVIGPNSFYQVNPKTTEVLYQLAAQMGELKKSDVAIDAYSGIGTIGLSIADQVQRVYGVEVVERAVEDAKINIAQNQIENAEYIAADAPAQMEKWRDQNLPADVIFVDPPRRGLTESLMDAVVYLQPERFVYVSCNPVTMARDIKYMTEHGYQVKGNIQPLDQFPQTAHVECVALMIHSN is encoded by the coding sequence ATGCCCAGAAATATTCTGCCAGTGAAATTGAATGAAATTAAAGAAGGTGTTGTGACTGATATTTTACATAACGGAATGGGTGTAATCTTGATAGATCAACACTATCCAGTAAAATTAGTTGATGCTTTCTTAGGAGAAAAAATTCAATATCGATTGACACAAGTTGACCGATTGTCAGCATATGGTGAAGTCATTAAGGTGTTAGAATCTTCACCGGATCGTAAGAATCAAAATAAAGCCTACTTATTAAAAGCAGGAGTAGCTCCCTATGTTAATTTGAGCTATGAAGGTCAATTAAAGTTAAAGCAACGGCAAGTGGAACAAGCCTTTCAATCTGTTGATTTAGATTTGCCAGTGGCGTACCCCATCGGAGCTGAGCAACAAACACATTATCGCAATAAGACGGTTGTACCTTTGAAAAAACAACAAGGACATCTAACAACGGGATTTTTTGACCGTCAAAATAAGGATTTGATTGTACCAATGGAAGATTATTATTTAAATGATCCTGTGATTGATCAAACGATTGGAATTGTACGAGATATATTAGATCAGTTTAAAACACCGATTTATAACGATGCCACTAAACAAGGGGCAATGCGTTATATCATGGTACGAAGGGGATATTATTCTAAGCAGGTGATGGTTGTTTTAGTGAGCCACTTAGCAGAATTACCAGATGAAGAAGGAATCATAGCAGCCATTGTAGCAAAGGTTCCTGCGTTAAAGAGTTTGATCTTAAATCATAATCCACGACAAACCAGTCAACAATTAACTGGGGATAATCGTGTTTTGTGGGGGGGTGCCGCAATTCATGACCAATTATTAGGGCATGATTTTGTGATCGGACCGAATTCTTTTTACCAGGTCAATCCTAAAACAACGGAAGTTTTATATCAATTAGCTGCTCAAATGGGTGAATTAAAAAAGAGTGATGTGGCGATTGATGCATACTCGGGAATTGGGACAATTGGTCTGTCGATTGCTGATCAAGTTCAACGTGTTTATGGGGTTGAAGTGGTCGAAAGAGCGGTGGAAGATGCCAAAATTAATATTGCTCAAAATCAAATTGAAAATGCAGAATATATTGCTGCAGATGCACCGGCCCAAATGGAAAAGTGGCGTGATCAAAATCTACCAGCAGATGTTATTTTTGTTGATCCACCCCGCCGTGGCTTAACGGAAAGCTTAATGGATGCAGTGGTCTACCTTCAACCTGAACGTTTTGTCTATGTTTCATGTAATCCGGTGACGATGGCTCGAGATATTAAATATATGACTGAACATGGTTACCAGGTAAAAGGGAATATTCAACCTTTGGATCAATTCCCACAAACTGCGCATGTTGAGTGTGTAGCTTTAATGATTCATTCTAATTAA
- a CDS encoding phosphatase PAP2 family protein, translating into MQRQISRWQIGLALFCLFIFLILLLGVHFQLHYIHLIDQLGFRLIREPVTSERTWFFKNITRAGNPIWTAFIAMWACFFAVILKKYDIAIFVVVNVGVFGLGVMKLLKHFVNRPRPSILHLVNEGGSSFPSGHAMNSMLLYGSLIVLVHYYIKNEPIKYAFMTLLTCLIVTIPMSRVYLGVHYLSDVLAGLSLACFLLIFSKEFIFKYKPKEV; encoded by the coding sequence ATGCAACGCCAAATCAGCCGTTGGCAAATTGGGTTAGCCCTTTTTTGCCTATTCATTTTTCTTATCTTACTTTTAGGTGTTCACTTTCAACTTCATTATATCCATCTAATTGACCAATTGGGTTTTAGACTGATCCGTGAACCAGTCACTAGTGAGCGAACTTGGTTTTTTAAAAATATCACCCGGGCTGGTAATCCAATTTGGACCGCCTTCATTGCCATGTGGGCATGTTTTTTTGCCGTAATACTTAAAAAATATGACATCGCTATCTTTGTAGTAGTCAACGTTGGAGTCTTCGGTTTAGGTGTGATGAAATTATTAAAGCACTTTGTGAATCGACCTCGGCCAAGTATCCTGCATCTCGTCAACGAGGGGGGCTCATCTTTTCCATCTGGTCATGCAATGAATTCAATGCTATTATACGGATCATTAATCGTTCTAGTTCATTATTATATTAAAAACGAACCAATCAAGTACGCCTTCATGACTTTGTTAACCTGTTTAATCGTTACCATCCCCATGAGTCGAGTTTATTTAGGAGTTCATTACCTCTCAGACGTATTAGCTGGACTATCTTTAGCTTGTTTCTTACTCATCTTCTCAAAAGAATTTATTTTCAAATATAAACCCAAGGAGGTTTAA
- the leuS gene encoding leucine--tRNA ligase — MAYQHQAVEQKWQRFWEDNQIFKTGTDQSKPKYYVLDMFPFPSGQGLHVGHPEGYTATDILARMKRMQGFNVLHPMGFDAFGLPTEDYAIKTGANPKDVTKTNVNNFRRQMRSLGLSYDWTREVNTTNPKYYKWTQWIFEQLYKKGLAYEDEMMVNWAPDYNGGTVVANEEIINGRTERGDYPVYRVPMRQWVLKITEYADRLLDDLDDLDWPEAIKEQQRNWIGRSTGASIDFKIDGYDDKKIEVFTTRPDTLFGASYVILAPEHDLVQEITTPAQKEAVEAFKEALSSKSDLERTDLNKDKSGIFTGSYAINPVNGAKLQIWIGDYVLASYGTGAVMAVPAHDARDYEFATKYDLPKLEVIAGGDIENEVYTGDGVHINSEFLNGLEKEAAIERMLTWLSENKIGAKKVNYRLRDWIFSRQRYWGEPIPVINWDDGTKSLVPEEELPLRLPDAENILPTGTGESPLANIDDWVNVTDEQGRHGRRETNTMPQWAGSSWYYLRYMDPHNDEMMVDPELEQYWQNVDLYVGGAEHAVLHLLYARFWHKVLYDLGIVTTKEPFQKLANQGMILGSNHEKMSKSKGNVVNPDDVVEKYGADTLRLYEMFMGPLEQSIAWSEDGLSGSRRWLDRVWRLVIDDENHLRDHITTVNDHKLDKVYNETVKKVTEHFTNMRFNTGISQLMVFVNEAYKVDNLPAEYIEGFIQLLSPVAPHISEELWSYFHKDESIQMTTWPTYDESKLVEATVEIVFQVNGKLRGKAQMDKDSTKEEMIAAALANEGVQRTLDGQEPKKVIAVPGKLVSVVM, encoded by the coding sequence ATGGCATACCAACATCAAGCGGTTGAACAAAAATGGCAACGTTTTTGGGAAGACAACCAAATATTTAAAACCGGAACGGATCAATCTAAGCCTAAGTATTACGTTTTAGATATGTTTCCTTTCCCATCAGGACAAGGGCTTCACGTCGGGCATCCTGAAGGTTACACGGCAACTGATATTTTAGCTCGAATGAAGCGGATGCAAGGATTTAATGTTTTGCATCCCATGGGATTTGATGCATTTGGGTTACCCACTGAAGATTATGCGATTAAAACGGGAGCTAATCCCAAGGATGTGACCAAGACCAACGTGAATAATTTTCGACGTCAAATGCGTTCGTTAGGACTTTCATATGATTGGACTCGTGAAGTTAACACGACTAATCCTAAATACTATAAGTGGACTCAATGGATTTTTGAGCAATTATACAAAAAAGGTTTAGCTTATGAAGATGAAATGATGGTTAATTGGGCCCCTGATTACAATGGTGGAACGGTTGTGGCCAATGAAGAAATCATTAACGGTCGGACTGAACGTGGAGATTATCCAGTTTACCGAGTACCAATGCGCCAATGGGTTTTGAAAATCACCGAATATGCTGATCGTTTGTTGGATGATTTGGATGATTTAGACTGGCCAGAAGCGATTAAAGAGCAACAAAGAAATTGGATTGGTCGATCAACGGGTGCTTCAATTGATTTTAAGATCGATGGATATGATGATAAAAAGATTGAAGTCTTTACGACACGTCCTGATACGTTATTTGGGGCTTCATATGTTATTCTCGCACCCGAACACGATTTGGTCCAAGAAATCACTACACCAGCCCAAAAAGAAGCTGTTGAAGCTTTTAAGGAAGCCTTATCCTCAAAATCTGATTTGGAACGAACGGATTTGAATAAAGATAAGTCAGGAATTTTCACTGGTTCTTATGCAATTAATCCAGTCAATGGTGCTAAATTGCAAATTTGGATTGGGGACTATGTCTTAGCTTCATATGGAACAGGAGCCGTCATGGCAGTGCCTGCCCATGATGCCCGTGACTATGAATTTGCGACTAAGTATGATTTACCTAAGTTGGAAGTTATAGCAGGTGGTGATATTGAAAATGAAGTTTATACTGGCGACGGTGTTCATATTAATTCTGAATTTTTAAATGGTTTGGAAAAAGAAGCTGCGATAGAACGTATGTTGACTTGGTTAAGCGAAAATAAAATTGGTGCTAAGAAGGTGAATTATCGTTTGCGTGATTGGATCTTTTCACGTCAACGTTACTGGGGTGAACCAATTCCAGTGATTAATTGGGATGATGGAACGAAATCTCTAGTACCAGAGGAAGAATTACCCTTGCGCTTACCAGATGCAGAGAATATTTTGCCAACTGGAACTGGTGAATCACCCTTGGCTAATATTGATGATTGGGTAAACGTAACAGATGAACAAGGTCGTCATGGTCGACGTGAAACGAATACAATGCCACAATGGGCAGGATCATCTTGGTATTACTTACGTTATATGGATCCACATAATGACGAAATGATGGTCGATCCAGAATTAGAACAATATTGGCAAAATGTTGATCTATATGTTGGAGGAGCTGAACATGCTGTTTTGCATTTGTTGTATGCTCGTTTCTGGCACAAAGTTTTGTATGATCTAGGCATTGTTACAACGAAGGAACCATTCCAAAAGTTGGCAAACCAAGGAATGATCTTAGGATCAAACCACGAAAAGATGTCAAAATCTAAGGGAAATGTTGTTAACCCTGATGATGTGGTTGAAAAATATGGGGCAGATACCTTGCGCCTTTACGAAATGTTCATGGGACCTTTGGAACAATCAATTGCTTGGTCAGAAGATGGACTTTCAGGATCACGTCGTTGGCTTGATCGGGTTTGGCGTTTGGTGATCGATGATGAAAATCATCTACGCGATCACATTACAACGGTGAATGACCATAAGTTGGATAAAGTTTACAATGAAACAGTGAAAAAGGTTACTGAACACTTTACTAATATGCGCTTTAATACTGGTATTTCACAACTAATGGTCTTTGTAAATGAAGCTTATAAGGTTGATAATTTACCAGCTGAATATATTGAAGGATTTATTCAACTATTGTCGCCAGTTGCGCCACATATTAGTGAAGAACTTTGGAGTTACTTCCATAAGGATGAGTCAATTCAAATGACAACTTGGCCAACTTATGACGAAAGTAAGCTAGTTGAAGCCACTGTTGAAATTGTTTTCCAAGTGAATGGTAAATTACGTGGAAAAGCACAAATGGATAAAGACAGCACGAAGGAAGAAATGATTGCAGCAGCACTAGCAAATGAAGGAGTGCAACGTACTTTGGATGGTCAAGAGCCAAAGAAGGTTATTGCAGTACCTGGTAAATTAGTTAGTGTCGTTATGTAA
- a CDS encoding D-alanyl-D-alanine carboxypeptidase family protein, protein MKINFFKGIIVMFLGLILVQPMSNAAALTPNSSAPAEITVDVASGQVIASKNDQERLPIASLSKLIVIYLVEQSIQSGKFTHESTMKVSSKVADFSQDLATANVELSEDKTYTVEQLETAALVASANGAAIALADKVCGSQEQYYQVANQLLTSWGIKNANIISASGLSENDMGSFQNKNLDTNLENKLSAREVAKVSWHLVRDYPDIFKITSQTEVEFPKPDDSTQTLKNTNELLWSSKYKFKGLKTGTTADHSQNVVGYTTIDNRPVLTVVLNASEGQDFTETENMLDQIQKQTNLVKVTANQKMYVKNAKNKQSLVELKPQKDVVVFAKERRLATQQTFKVNSHADAPLNQNEWVATQRVLFKNKSLNDYLSAQPSLRYETVNAVKVANPLVLISRSVMTWIEKVF, encoded by the coding sequence ATGAAAATTAATTTTTTTAAAGGAATAATCGTAATGTTTCTGGGCTTAATCCTTGTGCAACCGATGTCTAATGCAGCGGCTTTGACCCCGAATAGTTCGGCTCCGGCTGAAATTACGGTTGATGTCGCTTCGGGACAAGTTATTGCGAGTAAAAATGATCAAGAACGTTTGCCAATTGCTTCACTTTCTAAACTAATTGTCATTTATTTAGTAGAACAATCTATTCAATCTGGGAAATTCACTCATGAATCAACGATGAAGGTTTCATCTAAAGTAGCTGATTTTAGTCAAGATTTAGCAACGGCTAATGTTGAATTGTCGGAAGATAAAACGTATACCGTTGAACAATTAGAAACTGCGGCCTTAGTGGCTTCAGCAAATGGGGCGGCAATCGCTTTGGCAGACAAAGTTTGTGGAAGTCAGGAGCAATATTATCAAGTTGCCAATCAACTTTTGACGAGTTGGGGGATTAAAAATGCTAATATTATTTCAGCCTCTGGATTAAGTGAAAATGACATGGGTAGTTTTCAAAATAAAAACTTAGATACCAATTTAGAAAATAAACTATCTGCCCGTGAAGTGGCTAAAGTTAGTTGGCATTTGGTACGAGATTATCCTGATATTTTTAAAATAACGAGCCAAACTGAAGTAGAATTCCCAAAACCGGATGATAGTACGCAGACTTTAAAAAATACCAATGAACTTTTATGGAGCTCTAAGTATAAATTTAAAGGATTGAAAACTGGAACTACAGCTGATCATAGTCAAAATGTTGTTGGCTATACCACGATCGATAATCGACCAGTTTTGACTGTCGTTTTGAATGCATCTGAAGGACAAGATTTTACTGAGACGGAAAATATGTTAGACCAAATTCAAAAACAAACCAATTTGGTAAAAGTGACTGCTAATCAGAAAATGTATGTTAAAAATGCTAAAAATAAACAAAGTTTAGTTGAATTAAAACCGCAAAAAGATGTTGTTGTTTTTGCGAAGGAACGACGTTTAGCGACTCAACAAACATTTAAAGTGAATAGCCATGCTGATGCACCTCTCAACCAGAACGAATGGGTGGCAACTCAAAGAGTTTTGTTTAAAAATAAGTCTTTGAACGATTACTTGAGTGCACAACCTAGTTTGCGCTATGAAACAGTCAACGCAGTGAAAGTAGCTAATCCGTTAGTTTTGATTTCACGATCAGTTATGACTTGGATTGAAAAAGTTTTTTAA